Below is a genomic region from Miscanthus floridulus cultivar M001 chromosome 1, ASM1932011v1, whole genome shotgun sequence.
TTTTTCTCCCAAATCGATTGAGCCCCATAGCTTCCATGGGAGGTGTTCTTCGTGTCACCGTGAGCCACATGCCTTGGCCCCTGCCTTGGTCCCTGCCAGATGAGGTTCTGCTCCAGGTCTTTAGACCATACGGCGGCAACAAGGTGTTTGTTCTTGAGAGGACAAGTTGTATGGTGGCGTATATCTTCTTCCTCCCAGACCATGATGCTTCTGCAGCTCTACGGGCACTCCATGGACGCTGCATCTATGATAACTGCTGCTGGATGGATGTCCAGATGGTGTCACGGCCTTCCACCTACAGCAGCGGTGTGCAGGCCACCAAGACCGCCTCGACGACGACGGTCACGACAGCAGTTGCGCCGCCCACGCCGGCAGCGCCCTCGGGTCGCATCCCTGCATCAGCCCGTGTCCCTGCGGTCGCTGCGACTCTGACCCCGTTGTCGCCGTCGACTACTTCGCTGATGTGCTCTACCCTGACGACGGCCACGACACCAGTTGCGCCGCCCACGCCTGCAGTACCCTCGGCCGCGTCCACCGCTTCCACTACATCTCCTGCCCCGACACCAGCCGGACCGCCCACCACGGCCGCTTCAACGGTTGCGTCCACGCCGGTCCTCTTCAGCACAACGGCCGCCGCCTCGGCCGCGAGCAACCCCGACTGCTTCGGTGCGTCGTCGCCTCCACGCGCCGCCGCAGCCATCGTCTTCCGGCTTCCAACACCGGATTCCCTCACCGCAAAGAAGAAAATCGCCAAGAAGTCGGTTCGGGCGCGCATCTCCCTCGGCGTCGGCCAAGGGGCCTCGCTTTCCACCTGGCTGCGCCGCACCAGCGTGTTCCCAATCCGTATCAAGGCTGCGAAGGTCGAATGTCCGAGCGAGAGGAAGAAGGCACTGACGACGCCGTGGAGCAAGGTCGTTCGGCCACACCGACGACCTCCACATCGGGGACGGCCTCCACGCCTTCGGGTCCAGGGACTGGGCATGCGGCCTCGGCCACGAGGGCGCGTTCTGCGTCACGGGAGTCGGCGTCGTCGTAATCTCCGGAGGAGCGGGCGTGCCTCAACGCCGTCGCGCACCTACGCAGGCCGCCCACCGCGCGTGCGAGCACAACGCTCGACGATGGAGAAGAGGGGCCTCAGCACCACGGCCTCAACTGCGAGGCACGCGTCCCAGCGTGTCATGGATGGCAGCGGCGACGTGAACGAGCGGGGCGGGCGCAGCTGCGGGCACACGCACCGACGCCCGTGTCGCCCTCGTCCTCATCGTCTGCCTTGGCTTCgcgtgcaccaccaccaccatacaTTTCGAGGGGGGCTGCCACAGGGGACCCCGgggcgtcatcatcatcgtcgccgCTGGGAGCTCCGTGTCCGCGCAGCCTGCGTGCAGACCCGTGTTGGCGTCACTAGAGAGCGGCGGGGTGCACGGCGCTGCAGTTCGCCAACAACAGCTTCTTCCGCTACTTCAATTTCGTCATCCATAGCAACCTCTACTGCAGCACCGGCTTCACCAACCCCTCCTCCACGACGGGATGTGCCCTCGATGCTCATGGTTGCTGCCTCGAGCAGGCCAGGCGCTCTCTTCATTCGTGCAGCAAAGGTGTTCGTTGGAATGTCGAGTCTGCAAGAGGAGCAGTCTGCTCTGTCAAACAATGTGAGTATACCAGCTATGTCAGTACATGATGCAGTCTGCTGCTTCCTGGTAACTGCATCAAGGCAATGTGAGATTCCCTCACCACCAAGGACAAGCATTTTCAGCTCTGCAGTATACCCATCAGTCCAGTTCTGGGGTGTCAAAATGCTCACCAAACAATTACAGAGGAGCATTCCCTTTCCTTCACTTTCAGAATGTGATCAGACAGAGTGGTCTGTTGGGCTATTTGTCTACAAGGATGCTCTATTTCTATGGGTTAGTGGCAAGTGCTCAGTGGCGGTTAGAGGGCATGATCTTTTACCACAGCCAAAATCACCTGATCAAAGTGGTTGGAACATTCCCAATTTTGAGCTGTTACTTGCACTGCCCTTCTTTGTGTTGCAACCGGTGCCGCAGTCCATCTCTCTGTTAAACGCTGTGAAGTTTGCCATGGCATTCTGCACTGGAGTGCTCTCACGGACTTTTGGGATGCAAATGCTGGTGTCTTATGGAGATCACGGGGTGTTTGATAGAGGAAAATCCATAGAGTCATTGTGTAGGCCATTCCATCAAACAGATTTTATCTTGAGTGCTGCAGTACCAGTCAAGCTTTTATGGTCATCACCACAAATCAGAATGGTGTTTCTACAGGATGCCAATGTCGCCGTGCAGCAGCTAACTGACATGCAATTATTGCAAAATTCATTGGTTTTCTCTCAAGTTATCTGGATACAATTTCGAAGGCCTGTAGCAGTGGACACCTTGAGAAGTCACTCTGTGCCTGCTGGGAAGTTGTTCGGTTACGATCAGTCTACTGTGCAGATGCACTTTGTACTAAGCTGGTGTGGATGGTTACCTTGCACAATGATGCGTTGGGCTGAGCATGGCACAGTGACCCGAGCAAGTGTGCAGTTGTCCATTCAGTACAAGAAAAATTcaagagagaaggaggatgcgTGCCTACAACTTCATGTGGTATTTGATGTTCAGTTCAGTGAAGTTGATTGCCAGAACAGCTTGGTCAGCCCTGAGCGCAGGATTTCTTTACAGAGCAAGGGTGGTTTCAGAGTTGACAAGCCCAGGAATTTCACATTAGTACAAGGTCCTCAGTGTATTGATGACAATGGATGGGCAGCTATGCATTGGAAATTTTTCAGTAATGGACAGCAACATTTTGAGAAATTATCACCAGGGAACAAATTTGATTTCATTCCTGATATGTTGGTGATGGAAACCTCACTTGTGCAAATGCTTGATTGGTTAGATAGCTACTTGTGGGGAGACAATGTGAGTGCAGTTCAAGGGAAGCATTTCTCGGTTCTTTCTGATGCAATACTACTCAATACGTTGATTGGTCTGACAATGGTCCATACAATGGTTGACTGCAGCAAGAAGCAGTACAATTTGGGTATGGACATTGAACCAGGGGTAACACTGTATTCCAACAGAAGACTTGGTAAGCTGAGAATGGATGAGGATGAAGGCGCTCTATCAGACGCTTACCGGCACAGTCAATCTGATATGTATGTACAGTTGATCCAACTCAGTTGGGATCCCGGTGGCGTCAACAACAGCGGCTTGGGGGCAAGCCGCATTTTAAGTGGAGGGGAATGTCAGGGACTGGGCCACCAGGTGGGCTTCCAAGCTGGGCTGCAAGATGGGCTTCCAAGTAACAGTCACCGGGACGGGAGATCAGAATAAAGGCTAGAGCGGTCGGTCATCGAGAGGCATGGAATAGAACCTGAACcccgtcgtcttcttcctctgTCCGAGAACCCTCCCCTGCTGTTCTTGCTAACTCCCCCAAATCCCTGCTATTCCCAGTCTAGATTCCCTCTAATTCTTCCCAAATTGTATTCCAAACTCTTGTAATTGCTACCCAGTAGTGAAGGATCGTAACAATTTCCCATAGAGAAACTACTGGTCTCAAATGCTTCGAAGCATAATCTATCATAATCCATTATTATATCCACTATAAAGCAGGATTATAAAGTAGGATCTAGACCTAACCTAAGCAATCCCCGCTTACGCGGAGGTCCCCCGAGTTACTAAAGACTGGGGAACCAAATCCCGATCTGACGTTGGGGATTACCAGATCAACAATCTCCCAAGTATCAGGTTCCAAATGATAGATGGAGCGGTTAACACCGAACTGTACTGCTAAGGTGTCTACTACAAATCAGTGGGTCTTGCAACAGAAGGAGCGGGGATAAGGGCAGGGTGCTTACATGGTTGGGCTGTCGTTGGGCACGGTGGCGAGCGCCGCCTCCTTCTCCGAGGACATGGTGAGAGATCGATCGCCTCCCCGAGCACACAATTGGTCGCCGCCGGCACAGGAAGTGTTCCGTGGATAATAAACGATAAAGCCTCCGAAGAAACCCTCGCTTTCTCTGTCAAGTTACCAGTTTACCCTCTCAACTCTCAAGGTGAGGTACAGAGCTGTGCTTCGTGCCCTTTGGCATTTTCGTCCTTTTTTTGTCAAGCCATGGTTTACGGCTTTACGCTAACCTGGGGAAAAAAAAGCTGCACCTAAACCAGATGCGTGAAAATTCAGACCAAGATATGAATGGTTACAATGATATACTCCGTACAATGCAACCATCTATGTACATTTATAATTTGAGTTTGAACAAAAACttatgcaaaaagaaaaaaaacagcaTTTAAATAAGGGTGCAATACATAATATGTAATAATTTGTGttgttttctcttctttttttctctttatCATGCAATACTTTGATTGAAATTATTCATGTGTCATCTTAGGAACCACCGTGTTTGGTGACACAATAATAATATTAATATACTGCTCGTATGCATCTTACTTACTAATATGTCTTTGGTTTCTTTCTTCCTTTGTTATGGAGAGTTTATTTAAAATTCATATCCGAGCTTTTTTCAGTTCTTTATGGGTATTCTATATAGTATTTTTAAAGTAACGACTAAATAAATTAGCATGCTTTTCCTACATCGGTTGAATAAGAACGGTTTAGAATCTAGCAATACAACAACAATCATATAACTTGTCAAAAGCAACAATCATATAAAATCTCAAGGAAAATTTACAGAGCAAACACCAAAATATTAGAAGATGTAATTTGACCTTGAGAAAGTACTACCGAAGATTAGAAGATGTAATTTTCCTCATCTCGTTCAATTTTTCATAGTGAGCGTTGTTAAGCGACGCACCAGTAGTAAATTAGGTATCGCACCGGATAACAATGATCATCCATCATCGCCTCATTTGCAGCTAAGCAATTTGGAGTTAGGAGTTTTTGTTATTCTGGAGTCAGAAGGATCTTTGAATATGTGGTCAATTATGCCTTTTTTGCATGGATTTGCAAAGGGTCAATGGAAAATGAAAGCCGCCATGAAGTTGGCCAACAAGTCATGTCTACCGGGATTAGTTGTGCCACCATGCATTTCTTGTCTTGCATGTCAATAGTAAGAATTTAGGAGCCAGATAAAGAATGTTGATGTTGATGCTATGGTTTTGTAAACCATCTGTGTACAAGGTTATCACAGACCATCTGGCATTTATGAGAGTTTTTTCATCAGACTCTACTAAGGCTCCGCAAAGAAACAACTTCCTACTGGTGCATCATAAAAATAAGATTCTCTAAAAACTAATTAGAGATATTTTAAGAGAATAAACCTTTTTAAAAGTTTGTTTTGTTTAATAGGATCGAAGCGGATTGAAGGAGGTTAAGCCCCCCTACAAATTAATTCCTCTCGGTATCCTTTGATGCTCTCTAATCCATTGTTGGATATGGGATTAATCAaacatggccccgttcggcttgctgaatcttggctgaaactggctgaaaaatattgttctggctgaattgttgcgagagaaaaatactgttccaactgaaaaaaagccgaatatgaggtaagccgaacgggcccTAGGTCTAAATGGGATCTTACAACAATGATGTCTACAGCTATACAAGTACAATTCATATGCTTAAGCATCTGACACCATTGCCAATGTCATGTTGATGTCTTTTCTGAGCATTCGAACACGTGTCTACGGTAGTAGCTGCTAATGAAAGCAATATGCAGATTCGGCTTATTAATGAAAGCAATTAGCCCTGGTCCAACGGAACGGCAGGGTCGCGTTGAAGCGGCGTTCTTTTTATTCTCCGTGTCGATCAGTCGACACCCACCGCGCCGACGTGCCATATGCATATGCGCCTCTTTCCACACCCTATTAATGCAGGCCTCTCTTGTATCCTCTCCCAATTTCCAAGAGTTCAGCGTAGAACTAGAGCCTCCTCGTTCGGACTCCGTCTTCATCCGTGGTGTGCTGCTGCTGGACGCTTGAAACTGCTGGCCTAAGGTACGAACCCGATCAACAACCCTTTGCTATATTTCTTCCAGTGCCATGAGAAAGAAATTGGGAGCAGCAGAGCTCGTTTGCTACCTCCCCTGTTCTTTGATATCTATGGATCAGCCAATTTTGCTACCATCGTCTTGCCAGCAATAGAAAATCAGGTTTGGTCTGAGGGACTGAGCTAGTTCATTATCTCATCACTCTCTATTCCTCGTAAACTAATAATTAGAACTAATATAACGAGTAGGATCATTTCATCAACTTTGAAAAATCGGTTCATAATGCACCACCTCATGTAGAATAAATGGATTTCTCAAACCGCAATTCCTACGTGTCATTAGCAGCTGTGAAGTAGCCCTCGTCTCGCTTCGATTTGATGCACGAGCAGCGATTGCGTGCAACACGCGCTGCCTACACGTGATTTCGGCTGAAACTGTTTTGCTCGCGCGCTGTGAATTTCCATGGACAGGGTCCGGCGAGATTGAGATGGACGGCGGCGACGGCAGCCCGGTGATCACGGACAGCGAGCGGCGGGCGTACCGGTACGGGCACCGGGCGTCGCCAAGGCTGCCGGGCATGCGCAAGTCGTGGTCCAACTACTCGCTCGCCGGCTACGGCGGGGGTGGCAGGGCCTCGTGCGTGTGCGCGCCCACCACGCACCCGGGCTCCTTCCGCTGCAAGCACCACCGCCACGCCTCCAACCTcggtgccgccgccgcggcgcaggTCGCTGATGAGGCCCCCGCGGCCGACGCCGACGCGAAGCACCGCGAGCAAGAGGGCCAGGAAACGGCGCCCGCCGCCGATCAGGCGGACAAGTCGTCGTGAGGTGAAGTAGGTGAAGGCGACTCCTGCGCCCGCGGGTGCGTTGCACGTTCGGCGTCGCGCGCTTCCACGGCGATCCCGTGCGCTGACATCTTCCTCCGTCATTTCCAGAGTTGGTGCGAGGGTCTTTTTGTTGTACGAGTACTTTCCACCCTTCTTGTGTGTTGCACAAAATAATGAAGTGCTGATTAGCACGGCAAAATACGTGTAAAATATGTAAAATAGACCTTTTCCTCACTATTTTTCAAATGAAACGTTTGGTGAGATCCTTTTGGCCAGGCACCTGATCGTCCTAAAAACATTCTGTAAGAGCTGTAGATGTAATACTCATAAATTTAGTGGACTGGTTACATTTTCGCTTGTAGACATTTTAAAAGAGAATGAACCATTTTATT
It encodes:
- the LOC136499971 gene encoding uncharacterized protein — protein: MDGGDGSPVITDSERRAYRYGHRASPRLPGMRKSWSNYSLAGYGGGGRASCVCAPTTHPGSFRCKHHRHASNLGAAAAAQVADEAPAADADAKHREQEGQETAPAADQADKSS